A single genomic interval of Deferribacter autotrophicus harbors:
- a CDS encoding D-glycero-alpha-D-manno-heptose-1,7-bisphosphate 7-phosphatase, producing MEKRPVVFIDRDGTINKEAGYINHPDNFEVYPFVSHAVRLLNVNDILAVVVTNQAGIARGYYPIGTMHLLHEKMESILNENGAKIDALYYCPHHPSSKIKEYALDCNCRKPKTGMIDKALQELPIDEKNMYVVGDKLSDMEFGWNAGCKTIMVMTGYGKGELVKLKNYEKKPDFICENLLDAVLFVLEDLKK from the coding sequence ATGGAGAAGAGACCCGTAGTGTTTATTGATAGAGATGGTACTATTAATAAAGAAGCAGGTTATATAAATCATCCCGACAATTTTGAAGTTTACCCTTTTGTGTCTCATGCAGTCAGACTTCTAAATGTAAATGATATTTTAGCTGTCGTGGTTACTAATCAGGCTGGTATAGCAAGAGGGTATTACCCTATTGGTACAATGCATCTTTTGCATGAAAAGATGGAGAGTATTTTAAATGAAAACGGTGCTAAAATTGATGCACTATATTACTGTCCTCACCATCCTTCTTCAAAAATTAAGGAGTATGCTCTTGACTGCAACTGCAGAAAACCAAAGACAGGTATGATTGATAAGGCATTACAGGAGTTGCCCATAGATGAGAAAAATATGTATGTGGTAGGGGATAAACTGAGCGATATGGAGTTTGGCTGGAATGCAGGTTGCAAAACAATTATGGTTATGACGGGATATGGTAAAGGTGAATTAGTTAAACTGAAAAATTATGAAAAAAAGCCTGATTTTATCTGTGAAAATCTACTTGATGCCGTTTTGTTCGTCTTGGAAGATTTAAAAAAATAA